The window GATAGGTGCGCCCCCGCTCAAGAGCCTCCGCAACACGCCTCTCTGCGGAAGGAACAAGAATAGATGTCCACTGCATACTGGTCTCTCGACGTTCATTGAACCAAGTCATTAGCTGCCTTCTGATGCATTCCATCATCTGAACAATTGGAAGCCCAGAGGCCTCCAATATCCAAGTATTTAAGGATTCAACTATGTTAGCTGTCAAATGCCCAAACCGTGTTCCCTCAAAGTAAGCAGTAGCCCATAAGCGAGGTGGAATTCGTCTGATCCAATATGCAGCATCTTGAGATATCTCTTCTATCTCTAAAACTTTTGCTTCAAATTCAATTACAGTGAGAGCATGAGCAGCTTCCCATAGAAGATTAACGAGCATTGTGTTATTAAACTCCTTACGAAAACTATCACTCAGGTGACGCATGCAAAATCCATGAAAAGCAGTAGGAAAGTTTACTTCAACTCCATCTACAATGCCTTTCTGCCTGTCTGACAAAATGGTAAGCCTAGGCATGTTCTCTGAATTAAGCTCAAGCAGATTATGAAGCTCAGAAAGAAACCACATCCAATTCTCATCACTCTCCTCGTCTACAACCCCAAATGCCACAGGAAATAGAGAACCGTCACCATCGAAACCGGTAGCAAGAAGCAAAGTACCCAGATACTTACTTTTCAAATGTGTCCTATCAAGCCCGAGGAGGGGCCGACAAGCGTTTAAGAAACCATAAATTGATGCCTGAAATGATATGAAGAGGCGCTGGAAGCAGTTATCACTCGGGTTTCCATAAACAGATGCAATACTCCCTGGGTTAGTTCGTTTGACCTGTTCACAATATTCTGGAAGCAAGCGATACCCTTCTTCAAATGATCCACGCATTGCTGCCATGATGCGCTCCTTGCCTCGCCAAGCTTGCTTGTATGATAAGGTGATACCATGAACTCGGTGAATCTCTTCCAGTATCTCCTTTGGCTTGTAATTTGGGTTCTCTCTAAGTCGTTGCTCCACAGAATTTGCAACCCACTGAACAGAGGCTTGCTGATGACCAAGATGATAAATTCCTCCACATGTATGAGTCTCGTGGATGGTCCTGATTGTGAAAGTTGGAACTCCTGGGAGCTTTGCAGCATGTATACGCCATGGGCATCCCTCACTGGCACACTTGGCAGTGAAGCGAGTCTTGTCAGATTTAATAGTCTGCATTTCAAAGTGCAGGGCAATAGCTGTGTCCCTCAAAGCTCTCCGGCAGCTCTTGACATCAGGAAATTCTTGCCCCACTACCAACTCATAATGAGGATTTGCAACAGCCATACGAGCCTGAAGTACGGGATTGGGGCTAAGTGCCAGCTGGGAGTCCTGGATACTCATATCATGCATAGATTCTATGCCCATTTCATGATGTTGATCCATGGCCAGTTCCATACTTCCTTCAAGTTCTTGATCGTCTGAGACAGCCAGCTCATTATTCTCAACTAAAACCAAGTCATGGTTCTGAGGAGGAATAGACAATCCATGGTCATCCAGATCAGGTTTCCGGTCCATACCTAACTCATTTTCATGTCTGTAGCTGTGACCATCATCTCCTTCGTGGTCTTGGTCCTGTTCTAAACCCAATTCGTGGTCATGAGGATGGTCTAAACCTAGGTCATCCCTGTTATCTCCCATATCCAAGTGATGCTCATGAGCCTGTGCTGAGCCCAGATGATGGTCATGAGTGCCTAGGTTACGGTTGTGGCCCAGTATCTGCTGATTCTGCCTAAGTGCTGTAGTGTGATTTCGTCCAACTATCAAATCATGGTTGGCCATTGATGGAATCAATCAACAAAGAAGATAACACCGCCTCTCAAAGAAACTATCTGTATATGTTTGGAAACACCGTCTTCTGAACTGTATTAAAGCATGCCTACAGCACAAAATAACTACAGTCAGTATAAGAACCAATGCCTCAATCAACACTAAAACACACACACATCTCCATATGATATATGATGATAAATAATACAGTGGTCCAATAAAACAGACACTGACATATACACTTAACAAGACACACCCTTTGCAAAATTAGACAATAGTTCACTTCTCAATGTTGGTGAAACAGCTACCCCATATTTCACTCCATAACACTAAATCCTTTCTTCCCCTTATCAAACAAACCAGTTTCCAAAGGAATACCTAACTGACCAGATACAATGTGATTGTAAAGAAAAGGATACCAACAGGCGGAGGAGGAAGAGCAGAGAAAATCTAATACTACACGAACCATTATACTAATACCAGAAATACATAAACAAAGCTAGGAATCACAAACTGTGTTCCACTTTCAGCCGCTTTCATCACATCCACAACAATGTTCAACAAATAGTGATTCATCAACTCAGATTATTACACATCAAAGCTCAAAAAACAAAGCAACCGATCAAAGCTAACAATCCAAAGCAACCACCATGTCCATGAAAGTTCCAATTCCATCAAGAGTATTCACATTCCAGACTCTAGTAAAGCATAACACACCCCTCACATTACATCACCACAAGCACCAACATCATAAGTAAGCTTTCAGTCCCCAAGTTACCAAAAACAGTACACTAATTCAGTAAAATGCACATAGTTCAAATCATCATCCTCACTCTAAACAGAAACAACTCGCCACGAAAACAAATTTCAAAACTTCAACCCACACATTCACTTTCACGCCACTACATCTTAACCAAGCACACTCCAAAACACTAAACTATACGCAAAACAAAGCCCTACCCACAATTCCAAAAAACAGAAACCTCACTCCTACACAGTTACACCACAACCCAAAATAAGCAGATTTCAACACAAAACAGTACACAATCCCAGTAAAACACTCAAAACCATACCACCAAACCAAATCAAAAACAACAGATCCAAACCAAACCCACAATAATTCTCCAAAAACCAAACAAAACCCACAAACCAAAAACCTAGAAACAGTGATACTTAACCAATTGGGTACCTGAAATTCACGAAACCCTAGCTCCAGCCCCAATTCACATTGACCCCCAAATCAGCCAAACCCATGAAAAAGACGAACTGGGTAAGCCTCAAAGCGCCGGGAATCGAAGACCCAGAGCGGCGGAGATCGGATCGGAGACGAAAGTCGGAAACTTTAAATTGGGGGGAGTTGCAGAGAAATTTGAAAAGGGG of the Fragaria vesca subsp. vesca linkage group LG6, FraVesHawaii_1.0, whole genome shotgun sequence genome contains:
- the LOC101309265 gene encoding uncharacterized protein LOC101309265, with product MGDNRDDLGLDHPHDHELGLEQDQDHEGDDGHSYRHENELGMDRKPDLDDHGLSIPPQNHDLVLVENNELAVSDDQELEGSMELAMDQHHEMGIESMHDMSIQDSQLALSPNPVLQARMAVANPHYELVVGQEFPDVKSCRRALRDTAIALHFEMQTIKSDKTRFTAKCASEGCPWRIHAAKLPGVPTFTIRTIHETHTCGGIYHLGHQQASVQWVANSVEQRLRENPNYKPKEILEEIHRVHGITLSYKQAWRGKERIMAAMRGSFEEGYRLLPEYCEQVKRTNPGSIASVYGNPSDNCFQRLFISFQASIYGFLNACRPLLGLDRTHLKSKYLGTLLLATGFDGDGSLFPVAFGVVDEESDENWMWFLSELHNLLELNSENMPRLTILSDRQKGIVDGVEVNFPTAFHGFCMRHLSDSFRKEFNNTMLVNLLWEAAHALTVIEFEAKVLEIEEISQDAAYWIRRIPPRLWATAYFEGTRFGHLTANIVESLNTWILEASGLPIVQMMECIRRQLMTWFNERRETSMQWTSILVPSAERRVAEALERGRTYQVLRANEAEFEVISHEGTMIVDIRNRCCLCRGWQLYGLPCAHAVAALLSCRQQVHRFTESCFTVATYRKTYSQTIHPIPDKSLWAETLRVEGEDPNASSALSEVLINPPKSLRPPGRPRKKRVRAEDRGRVKRVVHCSRCNQTGHFRTTCAAPI